The segment TCTTTAGCTATCTCCTTTACTCTTGCTACTCCATTTTTCTTTTCAATCAAATAGATAGTTTCAAGGTAATCCTCAAGCCTCGGGGCAAGCTTTTCTTGTTCCATAATCTCTCCATTCAAACTAAGTTAGGTCTATCTAAATTTTAGCTAACTTTTTACTTTCTCTCCACAGTGTTGACACAGTGAACTTTCAGAAACGATAAATAGATTATCGCCTTTTAAACTCTCTTTCTTTGGTTCGTAAAAGTCTACAGTAAACCAAATTCTATCCCCTAAACCAAGTTTCTTTAATATTTTTTCTGCTGCAACTCTTCCGCTTTTTATCGCCTCAATAGCTGTAGTCATTCCGTTTAACGCATCTCCAACAACAAAAACATTACTTTCAAAAAACTTTTCACCTGAGATTTCAAAAGTCTCAAATATTTTTTTGTCCTTTTCAAAACCTATTGCAGGAACAAGGTAGTCAAAACTGATACTACCGCAGGAAAAAGTTATTCTATTGTCTTTTATAACTTCTGGTAAACAATTTGTGAAAACCTCTACTCCTTCTCTTATAGCAAGATTCACTTCCCTTGGGTTTGCCCGAAAATTTTCTGAACTTCCTCTATAGAAAACAAAAGCCTTTCCTCCTAGTCTTAAAACAAGTCTTGCTATATCAAAGGCTGTATCTCCAGCTCCAACTATTGCTACCTTTTTACCCTGAAGGTCTGGAGGAAACTTTAGAAAAGACAGAGGATAAACAACAGCAGATTTCCCTTCCACTGGAATGTCAAACTTTCTCTCCTTCTGGGAACCAACCGCAATTACAATAAAGTCGTATCCTGAAAGCTTAGAATTAACATTGGTCTTTAAGAAAACTCTCAAGTTTTTGAAAGAAGTAATAAACTCTATTTCTCTTTGTAAAAGTTCTTTATCTAATTTAAAGTCAGGAATTAGATTTAAAAGTCCTCCCAGTGTTTTTTCCTTTTCAAAAATATCTACTTTTACTCCACATGAAGCTAAATAATAAGCAGCAGAAAGTCCTGCCGGTCCTCCACCTATAATGGCTACTTTGCGATTAACAACGGGAAATATAGGATTTCTCTTTATTATTTTCATCTCCTTTAAGACAAGCCTTCCAAATTCCTTGTGAACTTCTCTTATTTTCAAGGATCTTCCAGGTAAAATTCCACATTTTGTTTCACAAGTAGCAGGACATATTTCTCCCAAAGTAAGAGGAAACGGTGCCTTAGATACAAAAACTCCAAAAGCTTTTTTAAACTTTCCCACGCTACTAAAACTCATAAAAGACGGAATATTTACGTTTGCAGGACAGAAATCTTCACAAGGAGAAGTTTCCCTAGTAGCCCCTCTTTTAGCATCTATTGCCTGAAGAATGTAAAGGAAAATTAAAGCCACAATTAAAGAAATTGAACCGTAATTTAGCTTAAAACCTATCAAGTAAAGATAGTAGAATGGAAGGGAAAAAGTAAACAGAAAGAATATCCCCGTAATGAAACGTCTTTGATAAATTTGCCCAAGACCTGGTAGTATTAGCGAAAGGTAGAAAGCTTTCTTCCTCTCCTTTAAGACCCTCTTACCCTTTATATGGAACTCAAAATCTGGAAAGTTAAACTCCATGTCTAACCACCCTGATGTATAATTAATCCATGTTAAAGTTTATTAGAAAAATTTACAGTCAAAACCAAAAACTTTCTCCTGAAGAACAAACTCTAGTCAAGTTTCTGTATCTCATAACTATCCTATTCCTTCTTGTCTCCTTTTCAACTTTTGGAATTATGTTAATAGAACATTGGTCTTTCCTTGATGCACTCTGGCATACAATAATTACAATATCAACCGTTGGATACGGAGAAGTCCATCCCCTATCAACCGCCGGAAAAACCTTTACCATGGTCGTAATTGTTATTGCTTTTGCTATCTTTGCCTATGCTGCATCCACAATTGCTTCTATGATATTTGAAGGGGAACTAAAAAAAATTTTTATTAATAAGAGGATAGAAAAAATGGTTTCAAACCTAAAAAATCATACTATTGTTTGTGGACTTGGAAGAACAGGACTTGCAGCAATAAAAGAACTCTGGAAGGAAAAAATCCCGTTTGTTGTAATTGAAAAGAGCGAAGAAAAAATAGAAGAAGCGAAAGAGAAATATCCAAACCTTATCTATATTCTTGGAGACGCAACAGAAGACGAAATCCTAATAAAGGCAGGAATAAAGTCGGCAGCGAACTTAATAGTAGCTACTCCAGATGATGCAAGCAACCTGTTTATTACTCTTTCAGCAAAGAATCTAAATCCTAGAATAAAAGTTGTCGCAAGAGCAAGTAGAGAAGAAAACGTAATAAAACTAAAAAGAGCAGGAGCTACAGAGGTTATCCTTCCGAACGTTATAGGTGGACTGAGAATGGCCTCCTTAGCTATAAGACCAAGCGTTGTTACCTTCCTTGACATAGTAACTCACCATGGAGAAATAGATTTAAGACTTGAAGAAGTAAAGGTTCCCAAGGGTTCTCCTTTTCATGGGAAACTTTTAAAAGACCTTGAAATACCAAAAAA is part of the Desulfurobacteriaceae bacterium genome and harbors:
- a CDS encoding FAD-dependent oxidoreductase; its protein translation is MEFNFPDFEFHIKGKRVLKERKKAFYLSLILPGLGQIYQRRFITGIFFLFTFSLPFYYLYLIGFKLNYGSISLIVALIFLYILQAIDAKRGATRETSPCEDFCPANVNIPSFMSFSSVGKFKKAFGVFVSKAPFPLTLGEICPATCETKCGILPGRSLKIREVHKEFGRLVLKEMKIIKRNPIFPVVNRKVAIIGGGPAGLSAAYYLASCGVKVDIFEKEKTLGGLLNLIPDFKLDKELLQREIEFITSFKNLRVFLKTNVNSKLSGYDFIVIAVGSQKERKFDIPVEGKSAVVYPLSFLKFPPDLQGKKVAIVGAGDTAFDIARLVLRLGGKAFVFYRGSSENFRANPREVNLAIREGVEVFTNCLPEVIKDNRITFSCGSISFDYLVPAIGFEKDKKIFETFEISGEKFFESNVFVVGDALNGMTTAIEAIKSGRVAAEKILKKLGLGDRIWFTVDFYEPKKESLKGDNLFIVSESSLCQHCGEKVKS
- a CDS encoding potassium channel protein, which produces MLKFIRKIYSQNQKLSPEEQTLVKFLYLITILFLLVSFSTFGIMLIEHWSFLDALWHTIITISTVGYGEVHPLSTAGKTFTMVVIVIAFAIFAYAASTIASMIFEGELKKIFINKRIEKMVSNLKNHTIVCGLGRTGLAAIKELWKEKIPFVVIEKSEEKIEEAKEKYPNLIYILGDATEDEILIKAGIKSAANLIVATPDDASNLFITLSAKNLNPRIKVVARASREENVIKLKRAGATEVILPNVIGGLRMASLAIRPSVVTFLDIVTHHGEIDLRLEEVKVPKGSPFHGKLLKDLEIPKKTGVIVIGIKREDGSFILNPTSTTMILENDSLIIIGTRGQAEKLKRFVGGRN